Proteins found in one Zea mays cultivar B73 chromosome 1, Zm-B73-REFERENCE-NAM-5.0, whole genome shotgun sequence genomic segment:
- the LOC100281654 gene encoding flavonoid 3-monooxygenase, whose translation MELPAPSSASFFLVAVVAGATLFLVTVLRLRARSTRKYRLPPGPRPWPVIGNLNLIGPLPHHSVHELSKRYGPLMSLRFGSFPVVVASSIDTARLILKTHDLAFIDRPQTAAGRYTTYNCAGLFYQPYGAYWRQARRLCQAELFSARRLMSLEHVRSDEVRAMLSDLRAAASAPAGGHDAVTLREHLYMVNLSVVSRMLLGKKYVVEGSSSPATPEEFRWLIDEHFFLNGVLNVADMIPWLSPLDPQGYVKRMKRSAKMLDRFLEHVVDEHNERRRREGEDFVAMDMMDVLLELADDPSQLEVPITRDNVKGFTLDLMGGGTDTSAVTVEWAMSELLRNPEVLAKATEELDRVVGRNRLVAEGDIPSLPYLDAVVKETLRLHPVAPLLTPRLCREDVSVGGYDIPAGARVFVNAWAIGRDPAVWEAPLEFRPERFAGSGVDVKGQHFELLPFGSGRRMCPGMGLALRMVPTILGNLLHAFAWRLPDGVAAEELGMEETFGLTVPRLVPLQAVAEPKLPARLYAVL comes from the exons ATGGAGCTACCAGCACCGTCCTCCGCATCCTTCTTCCTCGTCGCCGTAGTGGCTGGCGCCACTCTCTTCCTCGTAACCGTTCTCCGGCTCCGCGCGCGCTCGACGCGCAAGTACAGGCTCCCACCAGGCCCGCGGCCGTGGCCGGTGATCGGCAACCTGAACCTGATCGGCCCGCTGCCTCACCACTCCGTCCACGAGCTCTCCAAGAGGTACGGCCCGCTCATGTCCCTGCGGTTCGGCTCCTTTCCCGTCGTCGTCGCGTCGTCGATCGACACGGCGAGGCTCATCCTCAAGACCCACGACCTGGCCTTCATCGACCGTCCTCAGACGGCGGCCGGCAGGTACACCACCTACAACTGCGCTGGCCTCTTCTACCAGCCCTACGGCGCGTACTGGCGTCAGGCGCGCAGGCTTTGCCAGGCCGAGCTCTTCAGCGCGAGGCGGCTCATGTCGCTCGAGCACGTCCGCAGCGACGAGGTGCGCGCCATGCTGAGCGACCTGCGTGCGGCGGCGTCGGCGCCGGCCGGCGGCCACGACGCGGTGACGCTCAGGGAGCACCTCTACATGGTGAACCTCAGCGTCGTCTCGCGCATGCTGCTGGGCAAGAAGTACGTCGTCGAGGGGTCTAGCTCGCCGGCGACGCCCGAGGAGTTCAGGTGGCTGATCGACGAGCACTTCTTTCTCAACGGCGTGCTCAACGTCGCGGACATGATCCCGTGGCTCAGCCCCCTGGACCCGCAAGGGTACGTCAAGAGGATGAAGAGGTCGGCCAAGATGCTGGACCGGTTCCTGGAGCACGTGGTGGACGAGCACAACGAGCGGCGGCGCCGAGAAGGAGAGGATTTCGTCGCCATGGACATGATGGACGTGCTCTTGGAGCTCGCTGACGACCCCAGCCAGCTCGAGGTCCCCATCACGCGGGATAATGTGAAGGGGTTCACTCTA GACCTGATGGGCGGCGGCACCGACACCTCGGCGGTGACTGTGGAGTGGGCCATGTCAGAGCTCCTGAGGAACCCAGAGGTCCTCGCCAAGGCCACCGAGGAGCTGGACCGTGTCGTCGGCCGCAACCGTCTTGTGGCAGAGGGGGACATCCCAAGCCTCCCGTACCTCGACGCCGTCGTGAAGGAGACCTTGCGCCTGCACCCAGTCGCGCCGCTCCTGACTCCGCGGCTGTGTCGGGAGGACGTGTCCGTGGGCGGCTACGACATCCCGGCGGGCGCGCGCGTCTTCGTCAACGCCTGGGCCATCGGCCGTGACCCGGCGGTGTGGGAAGCTCCCCTGGAGTTCCGGCCGGAGCGGTTCGCCGGAAGCGGCGTGGACGTCAAAGGGCAGCACTTCGAGCTGCTGCCGTTCGGGTCCGGCCGCCGCATGTGCCCCGGCATGGGCCTCGCCCTCAGGATGGTGCCTACGATCCTGGGCAACCTGCTGCACGCCTTCGCTTGGCGGCTCCCCGACGGCGTGGCGGCCGAGGAGCTGGGCATGGAAGAAACGTTCGGGCTCACCGTGCCGCGCTTGGTTCCGCTCCAGGCCGTCGCTGAGCCCAAGCTTCCTGCTCGCCTGTATGCTGTCCTGTGA